From a single Cydia strobilella chromosome 17, ilCydStro3.1, whole genome shotgun sequence genomic region:
- the LOC134749115 gene encoding cytochrome b-c1 complex subunit 2, mitochondrial-like, producing MNKLRLISPQFSTLRAFSTSPSRQASLGACGMKPDYGPLEIGRCTLRNGIQLVSARPFGAPMAACTILYQSGSRFEYDDQLGATHFLRTCSNTAGCSYTTFSKTRVLQQLGSYITVNSDRQSVAFTLRCPVPAFHDVKYYLLDIAARTCFRQHEIDAYKPQLKRDLQNIHPEVLVMDLIQKACWGGGLNNSVFCEKERIDSMSSTELDVFSALHMRSDTCAVGSYGLPHDEVMAFAEMIEYKRELPVSPRCYPPSFARGGFEYHDLGPDSDTWIAVAVPGCGNTDLPCLMSHNIIASACGTGNNSRGQHDEDRVPQPPLGGYATDVSTMFRAFNISYADSGVFGILVKTRSCNACSAALIAASFLKKLGELTAYQICIGKQRLKLDIALQEEDCVSISEGMALQAACCARLDNAYETIKLLNTVTDQEVFATAKCLASKCNKMAVAVVGDVQAVSHDRELLCAC from the exons ATGAACAAACTACGCCTAATTTCTCCTCAATTTTCCACTCTCCGAGCATTTTCCACCAGCCCCAGTCGCCAAGCCAGCTTAGGGGCATGCGGCATGAAACCGGATTACGGCCCGTTGGAGATCGGACGGTGTACTCTCAGGAACGGCATTCAGCTGGTGTCAGCGAGGCCCTTTGGGGCGCCGATGGCAGCTTGCACCATACTTTATCAG AGCGGTTCCCGCTTCGAGTATGACGACCAGCTCGGAGCGACCCATTTCCTGCGAACATGTTCAAACACTGCTGGCTGTTCTTATACTACCTTCAG TAAAACTAGAGTGCTACAGCAGCTTGGCTCGTACATAACTGTCAACTCAGACCGACAAAGCGTCGCGTTCACCCTACGATGTCCCGTCCCCGCGTTCCATGACGTTAAATACTACTTGCTGGATATCGCAGCCCG AACGTGCTTCCGCCAACACGAGATTGACGCATACAAGCCCCAACTCAAACGGGACTTGCAAAACATTCACCCAGAAGTTCTCGTGATGGACCTGATCCAGAAAGCTTGCTGGGGCGGCGGACTGAACAACTCCGTCTTCTGCGAGAAGGAACGTATTGACAGCATGTCCTCGACTGAATTGGACGTGTTTTCGGCGCTACATATGCGCTCTGATACGTGTGCGGTGGGCAGCTATGGCTTGCCGCATGATGAGGTCATGGCTTTTGCCGAAATGATTGAATACAAACGG GAGCTGCCAGTGAGCCCACGATGTTATCCACCTTCGTTCGCTCGCGGCGGCTTTGAGTACCACGACCTGGGTCCGGACTCTGATACGTGGATCGCTGTTGCCGTTCCTGGCTGTGGAAACACGGACCTCCC CTGTCTAATGTCGCACAACATCATCGCGTCAGCTTGCGGCACGGGCAACAATTCTCGCGGGCAACACGACGAGGACCGCGTGCCGCAGCCCCCGTTAGGGGGCTACGCTACTGATGTCTCCACGATGTTCAGGGCTTTCAATATATCTTATGCGGATTCTGGAGTATTTG GTATCCTCGTGAAGACACGGTCTTGTAACGCATGCTCGGCTGCCTTAATTGCTGCGAGCTTCTTGAAAAAGCTAGGAGAACTAACAGCCTATCAGATTTGCATTGGAAAGCAGAGGCTAA aATTGGATATAGCTCTTCAAGAAGAAGACTGTGTAAGCATCTCCGAAGGCATGGCGCTGCAGGCGGCGTGTTGCGCGCGCCTCGACAACGCCTATGAAACCATCAAATTGTTGAATACTGTCACTGACCAGGAGGTCTTTGCTACTGCTAAGTGTTTGGCCAGCAAAT GTAATAAAATGGCCGTGGCTGTCGTCGGCGACGTTCAAGCAGTTTCTCATGATAGGGAGCTACTCTGTGCttgttaa
- the LOC134749143 gene encoding uncharacterized protein LOC134749143 has translation MMNSLQNTAKYLRLINIKTALNTLKECKPSNIKPVSVSKHDVFPKARVISFSPREIGVEINEKPIIARIKQDPIPYIPIINPRSILPLVEDWRKDEVGLPAIKQDEIQAARLIVIRRKKMKKHHRRKLWKRMRHRWARIKQRRRQIKEKAFQNELLALIKNANEFSAEQYVASKLEKANHTPLPTRWRHKRLPEFIIRQLLGIDKKINYKHNDKYKA, from the exons ATGATGAATTCTCTACAAAACACCGCTAAAT ATTTGCGGTTGATAAACATCAAAACAGCTCTAAATACGCTAAAGGAATGTAAACCATCAAATATAAAACCAGTTTCGGTGTCTAAACACGATGTTTTCCCAAAGGCTAGAGTAATTTCTTTTTCTCCAAGAGAAATCGGTGTAGAGATTAATGAAAAGCCGATAATAGCCAGGATTAAGCAGGATCCTATTCCGTACATCCCTATAATCAACCCGCGGTCAATTCTGCCTCTAGTAGAAGACTGGAGAAAGGATGAAGTGGGGCTGCCAGCGATTAAGCAAGATGAGATTCAGGCAGCTCGGCTGATTGTTATTAGGAGGAAGAAAATGAAGAAGCATCATAGGAGGAAGCTCTGGAAGAGGATGAGGCATCGCTGGGCAAGG ATAAAGCAACGCCGCCGCCAAATCAAGGAGAAGGCCTTCCAAAACGAACTTCTGGCCCTCATCAAGAATGCCAACGAATTCTCAGCCGAACAGTACGTGGCCAGCAAACTGGAGAAGGCTAACCACACCCCGCTACCCACCAGGTGGCGCCACAAGCGTTTGCCTGAGTTTATTATACGGCAATTGCTTGGTATTGATAAGAAGATCAATTATAAACACAATGACAAGTATAAGGCTTGA